One window of Elaeis guineensis isolate ETL-2024a chromosome 11, EG11, whole genome shotgun sequence genomic DNA carries:
- the LOC140852654 gene encoding LOW QUALITY PROTEIN: thaumatin-like protein 1 (The sequence of the model RefSeq protein was modified relative to this genomic sequence to represent the inferred CDS: inserted 1 base in 1 codon) produces MWGRTGCSTDASGRFTCQTGDCGTGQVACNGNGGAPPASLLEFTLQGDGGKDFYDVSLVDGFNLPVSIAPQGVSGCTTTSCSANINSQCPAVLQLTVSGAVVGCKSACLAFNQDQYCCTGPYNSPQTCKPTSYXEFFKSECPQAYSYAFDDSSSTFTCTGANYLITFCP; encoded by the exons ATGTGGGGCCGGACCGGCTGCTCCACCGACGCGTCGGGGAGATTTACATGCCAGACCGGTGACTGCGGCACCGGGCAGGTCGCATGCAACGGCAACGGCGGCGCCCCACCCGCCTCGCTCCTCGAGTTCACCCTGCAGGGCGATGGCGGAAAGGATTTCTACGACGTGAGCTTGGTCGATGGCTTCAACTTGCCGGTCTCCATCGCTCCACAGGGTGTCTCGGGTTGCACCACCACATCATGCTCGGCGAACATCAACTCCCAGTGCCCGGCAGTGCTGCAGCTGACGGTATCCGGTGCCGTCGTTGGCTGCAAGAGCGCTTGCCTGGCTTTTAACCAGGACCAGTATTGCTGCACTGGACCCTATAACAGTCCGCAAACATGCAAGCCGACGAGCT TCGAGTTCTTCAAGAGCGAGTGTCCTCAAGCTTACAGTTATGCTTTTGATGATAGCAGCAGCACCTTCACTTGCACTGGGGCTAATTACCTCATTACCTTCTGTCCTTGA